A genomic segment from Legionella quinlivanii encodes:
- the alr gene encoding alanine racemase encodes MTRPTKVQIDATALLHNVQQVKRHAPGRQIIAMVKANAYGCGLPSIIPVLEGHVDAFGVACIEEALAIKALGACTDCILFQGFFNQDELALVVEHNLQVVIHQSYQLEWLLAQALPKPVRVWVKVNTGMHRLGFAMGDVYGVLNALHSCPWVDRQIGLITHLACADELNNPANQEQLGRFFDLRLPEFPLVKSIGNSAAILSLPDSHAEVVRPGIMLYGISPFKHTSGQELGLIPVMRFLSSLTAVQHYPAGVRVGYGGEWQTAKPSVIGVVAVGYGDGYPRHIAANTPVWINGYQAPIVGRVSMDMLTVDLSHVPEAAVGDPVELWGVHIPVETIAAAAGTIPYELICQLSPRVRRDKL; translated from the coding sequence GTGACAAGGCCTACAAAAGTGCAAATTGATGCGACAGCCCTGCTGCATAATGTACAGCAAGTCAAACGTCATGCTCCTGGCAGACAAATTATTGCAATGGTGAAAGCGAATGCCTATGGTTGCGGGCTGCCCTCGATCATTCCTGTGCTTGAAGGCCATGTGGATGCTTTTGGAGTGGCTTGCATTGAAGAGGCTTTAGCGATTAAGGCGCTAGGTGCCTGTACCGATTGTATTTTATTTCAGGGTTTTTTTAATCAGGATGAGCTGGCGCTGGTGGTTGAGCATAATTTGCAGGTGGTTATACACCAGTCTTATCAGTTGGAATGGCTGCTGGCTCAGGCGCTGCCAAAACCAGTGCGTGTATGGGTAAAAGTCAATACCGGAATGCATCGTCTGGGTTTTGCAATGGGCGATGTGTATGGCGTATTAAATGCCTTGCACTCTTGCCCCTGGGTTGATCGGCAAATTGGTCTTATCACCCATCTTGCCTGTGCCGATGAGTTAAATAATCCAGCGAACCAGGAGCAATTAGGACGATTTTTTGATTTGCGGTTGCCTGAATTTCCACTGGTAAAAAGTATTGGCAATTCAGCAGCAATTCTCTCTTTACCTGATAGTCACGCAGAGGTCGTGCGGCCAGGCATCATGCTTTACGGTATTTCTCCGTTCAAACATACCTCGGGGCAAGAGCTGGGCTTGATACCGGTGATGCGTTTCCTGTCTTCCCTCACTGCCGTCCAGCACTACCCGGCAGGCGTGCGGGTAGGCTATGGCGGGGAGTGGCAAACTGCAAAGCCTTCCGTGATCGGTGTGGTGGCCGTCGGTTATGGGGATGGATATCCTCGCCACATAGCCGCTAACACTCCGGTTTGGATCAATGGTTATCAGGCACCGATCGTTGGACGGGTATCGATGGATATGTTGACGGTTGATTTAAGTCATGTGCCAGAGGCCGCCGTTGGTGACCCTGTGGAATTATGGGGTGTCCATATTCCGGTCGAAACCATTGCTGCTGCAGCCGGAACAATCCCCTATGAGTTAATTTGCCAGCTTTCGCCGCGGGTGCGAAGGGATAAACTGTAA
- a CDS encoding RT0821/Lpp0805 family surface protein, with product MKKIMLASLSLSVLLSGCAQVTNEGVGTVTGGVVGGLIGSQFGGGSGKVAAAAGGALLGAYLGGNIGRTMDRLDRLEMQRALESSPSGKAVVWRNPDSGNTYTVTPQKTYYTNSQPCREYTTRALIGGKTQEIYGRACRQADGSWRVVN from the coding sequence ATGAAAAAAATTATGTTAGCCTCATTATCTTTATCTGTCCTGCTTTCAGGTTGTGCTCAAGTCACGAATGAAGGTGTAGGCACGGTAACCGGCGGTGTGGTGGGCGGACTGATCGGCAGCCAGTTTGGCGGTGGTTCAGGCAAAGTCGCAGCAGCTGCAGGCGGTGCTTTGTTAGGTGCTTATTTGGGTGGGAATATTGGCCGTACTATGGATAGGCTTGATCGCCTGGAAATGCAACGAGCGCTGGAAAGTTCTCCGAGCGGAAAAGCAGTGGTATGGCGTAACCCTGACAGCGGTAACACGTACACCGTTACCCCGCAGAAAACCTATTACACGAACTCGCAACCTTGTCGTGAATATACAACCCGCGCTTTAATTGGCGGCAAAACACAGGAAATCTACGGCAGAGCATGCCGGCAAGCCGATGGTTCATGGCGAGTGGTTAACTAA
- a CDS encoding CBS domain-containing protein: MAHLIYSALPHPRREIIFIRPDLTVTQCVDMMTKGDIGALVVRDDQSLLGLVSERDIIRECLFRNLPPDKTPAIDVAWKNVSILTVNDPIEKAMEVITETKRRHVLITENGELTAILSIGDLLFHLLEDKARTIEHLENYIHTY; the protein is encoded by the coding sequence ATGGCTCATCTTATATACTCGGCTTTGCCGCATCCGAGACGAGAAATTATATTTATCAGGCCGGATTTAACGGTAACACAGTGTGTGGACATGATGACCAAAGGGGATATCGGTGCTTTGGTGGTTCGCGATGATCAAAGTCTGCTGGGCCTGGTGAGTGAGCGCGATATTATCCGCGAATGTCTGTTTAGAAATTTGCCTCCTGATAAAACGCCTGCGATTGATGTCGCCTGGAAAAATGTCAGTATTCTCACTGTGAATGATCCGATCGAAAAAGCGATGGAAGTGATCACAGAAACCAAGCGAAGGCATGTATTAATCACCGAAAATGGTGAACTGACAGCTATTTTGTCAATTGGTGATTTGCTATTTCACTTGCTCGAAGATAAAGCAAGAACCATTGAGCACCTGGAAAATTATATTCATACCTATTGA
- a CDS encoding CDGSH iron-sulfur domain-containing protein, whose translation MDAEDAVPPPYFPIAWDVEEGQNYEWCGCKETKTPPFCDKGDCKERVLYQAPLTDTVYFCHCKETKDPPFCDGSHARLLREFIKKRNSQK comes from the coding sequence ATGGATGCCGAAGATGCAGTGCCTCCTCCTTATTTTCCCATTGCCTGGGATGTAGAAGAGGGGCAGAACTATGAATGGTGCGGTTGCAAGGAAACAAAGACACCGCCGTTTTGTGATAAAGGGGATTGTAAGGAAAGAGTGCTCTATCAGGCGCCGCTTACGGACACAGTGTACTTTTGTCACTGTAAAGAAACAAAAGATCCCCCATTTTGTGATGGTTCTCACGCGAGATTATTACGTGAATTTATAAAGAAAAGAAACAGCCAGAAATAG
- the lipA gene encoding lipoyl synthase, producing MSKLKDIPVVIESGKKYKTSQGIVAIKDGIKSAEEDAPRLPKPKWLRIVNNTSPAYHQVKQQVVKHRLATVCEEAKCPNIAECWSHGTATIMLMGAVCTRACRFCSVDTGNPRGWLDAEEPENSANTVALMNLDYVVLTSVDRDDLPDGGARHYADTIRAIKQRCPRTKVEALTPDFQGVEEHVAILLDSGVDVFAQNVETVERLTHPVRDIRAGYWQTLDVLAFAKRYRPDVLTKTSLMLGLGETDEEIIRTMDDLRAQNVDILTLGQYLQPTKNHLPVIRYVTPEKFLEFREIGLAKGFFEVASGPMVRSSYRADRVFKKDNLGL from the coding sequence ATGAGTAAACTGAAGGATATTCCTGTTGTTATAGAGAGCGGCAAAAAATACAAAACCTCTCAAGGTATCGTCGCAATTAAAGACGGTATCAAATCGGCTGAAGAGGATGCGCCCCGGTTACCTAAACCCAAATGGCTTCGGATTGTGAATAATACCAGTCCTGCCTATCATCAGGTAAAACAACAGGTTGTAAAACACCGTTTAGCGACTGTCTGCGAAGAAGCCAAGTGTCCTAATATTGCGGAATGCTGGTCCCATGGCACCGCTACTATTATGCTCATGGGTGCGGTTTGTACCCGCGCCTGTCGTTTTTGTTCTGTAGATACCGGGAACCCACGCGGCTGGCTTGATGCAGAGGAGCCTGAAAATTCAGCCAATACCGTCGCACTGATGAATCTGGATTATGTCGTTTTAACTTCCGTAGACCGTGATGATCTTCCTGATGGCGGAGCCAGACATTATGCGGATACCATTCGCGCCATTAAACAGCGCTGCCCGAGAACCAAGGTTGAAGCACTTACGCCTGATTTTCAGGGAGTCGAGGAGCATGTCGCCATATTACTGGACAGTGGTGTCGATGTGTTCGCGCAAAATGTTGAAACCGTAGAGCGTTTAACTCACCCTGTACGTGATATTCGTGCGGGCTACTGGCAGACTCTGGATGTATTGGCTTTTGCAAAGCGCTATCGACCCGATGTGCTGACCAAAACCAGCCTCATGCTGGGTTTAGGGGAAACCGATGAGGAAATCATTCGAACGATGGATGATTTACGGGCACAGAATGTGGATATTCTGACTTTGGGGCAATATCTGCAACCAACCAAAAACCATCTGCCTGTTATTCGATACGTTACGCCTGAAAAATTTTTAGAGTTTCGAGAAATTGGGCTGGCTAAAGGTTTTTTTGAAGTCGCCTCAGGCCCTATGGTTCGCTCCAGTTATCGAGCTGATCGGGTGTTTAAAAAAGATAATCTGGGATTATAG
- a CDS encoding dimethylarginine dimethylaminohydrolase family protein: MFRRAIVRTPAKSMVQGISSADLGLPDYHLALLQHQQYINALENCGVEVLVLPPEEAFPDSCFVEDPALLTERIAVLARPGAESRQGEVSLLEESIRRFYAANIAKIQAPGTLDAGDVLRVEDHFYIGLSQRTNMEGAKQLISLLHNHGYTASVIPLTEFLHLKTGVSYLGKGNLLVSGELINHPEWESLKQIIIDPAEAYAANCIVVNDSVLIPSGFSMINLRLKSLGYKLVEIDCSEFRKLDGGLSCLSLRF, translated from the coding sequence ATGTTCAGACGAGCAATTGTTCGCACGCCAGCCAAATCGATGGTGCAAGGTATTTCAAGCGCAGATTTAGGCCTTCCTGATTACCATCTGGCACTACTTCAGCATCAGCAATATATCAATGCACTCGAAAACTGCGGTGTTGAAGTGCTGGTTTTACCTCCTGAGGAGGCATTCCCTGACTCCTGTTTTGTTGAGGATCCCGCTTTATTAACTGAGCGCATCGCTGTATTGGCGCGGCCAGGAGCGGAAAGCCGCCAAGGGGAGGTTTCTCTTCTTGAAGAAAGTATTCGCCGCTTCTACGCTGCCAATATTGCTAAAATTCAGGCTCCGGGAACATTGGATGCCGGTGATGTCCTTAGAGTTGAAGATCATTTCTATATTGGATTATCTCAGCGGACCAATATGGAGGGAGCTAAACAACTAATCAGTCTATTGCACAATCACGGCTATACTGCTTCGGTCATTCCATTAACTGAGTTTTTACATCTGAAAACCGGGGTTTCCTATCTGGGTAAGGGAAATCTGTTGGTAAGTGGGGAGTTAATAAATCATCCGGAATGGGAGTCTTTAAAGCAAATCATTATTGACCCCGCCGAGGCCTACGCCGCAAATTGCATTGTAGTGAACGACTCTGTACTGATACCCAGCGGATTTTCAATGATTAATCTCCGCTTAAAAAGCCTTGGCTACAAGCTTGTGGAAATCGACTGCAGTGAATTCCGCAAGCTGGATGGCGGTTTGAGCTGTCTGTCATTGAGATTTTAA
- a CDS encoding oligopeptide:H+ symporter — protein sequence MNVFSQAARSDSTISDTRQQQTNNIVLITFWSQFAVYALNTILILFLTRPFLEHGLGYSHAQAYAFIGVSQATGYLMPILGGFMADQVLGIRRSILLGGFLLALAYLFVMLSGYSLNEHGDKLFIMAYALVPVTNSLLMGTASSMVSHIYSDDAIKAKSAMTYYYMAINVGALLATMIAPALLDSRYGPLSVLTLAFAGKSIAALNFAKKYSLYDNVIYGQDAKPFSRKMAGRLASYIVSIYLFTLFAYSHVQLSIILISLGCGLGILWFLIKTLKLSSTARIKQMVAVLLIIEAVIFFVIYNQMNSTLVLFAKSNSDLQLLGLKVSPAHYQILNPLLIILLGTQLPRFYRRIPRFTIPYQFASGTILAGVALLIMALAGSLSSDGHVNGNFIGLTYVLITLAELWVSAIGLSMIGLYCDSKDLAFAMGVWYLASSLSNTIAGKLAGFVAVPRDILAIDSLPIYQNYYLNFGISAIILGLIMWFLASLIQGKLKRRNIELL from the coding sequence GTGAATGTGTTTTCTCAAGCTGCAAGGAGTGACTCCACCATTTCAGATACACGCCAGCAACAAACTAACAATATCGTGCTCATTACCTTCTGGAGCCAGTTTGCTGTCTATGCTTTAAACACCATCCTGATTTTATTTCTCACCCGCCCCTTTTTGGAACATGGCCTGGGATACAGCCATGCCCAGGCCTATGCCTTTATCGGAGTATCGCAGGCCACCGGTTATCTGATGCCTATACTAGGCGGATTTATGGCGGATCAGGTATTAGGGATCAGGCGCTCTATTTTACTAGGTGGTTTTTTACTTGCCTTAGCCTATTTATTTGTAATGCTCAGCGGATATTCACTCAACGAACATGGCGACAAGCTATTCATCATGGCTTATGCCCTGGTGCCTGTGACCAATTCCTTATTAATGGGTACTGCCTCAAGCATGGTTTCTCATATTTACAGCGATGACGCCATTAAGGCTAAATCAGCGATGACTTATTACTATATGGCAATCAATGTGGGTGCCTTGCTGGCAACGATGATTGCGCCTGCACTGCTGGATAGCCGCTATGGGCCCTTGTCGGTACTTACACTGGCCTTCGCTGGAAAATCGATTGCCGCATTGAATTTTGCTAAAAAATACAGCCTTTATGATAACGTGATTTATGGCCAGGACGCCAAACCCTTCAGCCGCAAAATGGCCGGTCGGCTAGCTTCTTATATCGTGAGTATCTATTTGTTTACCCTCTTTGCTTATTCGCATGTTCAGTTATCAATCATTCTGATTAGCCTTGGCTGCGGCTTAGGCATACTCTGGTTTTTAATCAAGACCTTGAAATTGTCTTCTACTGCTCGCATAAAACAAATGGTCGCGGTTTTGCTCATTATTGAGGCGGTCATATTTTTTGTAATTTATAATCAGATGAACAGCACCCTGGTACTTTTTGCGAAGAGTAATTCTGATCTGCAGCTGCTGGGCCTAAAGGTATCCCCTGCTCATTATCAAATTCTTAATCCGCTGCTAATCATTTTGCTAGGCACACAACTTCCGCGTTTCTACCGCCGCATTCCGCGGTTTACAATTCCCTATCAATTTGCCAGCGGTACCATTCTGGCTGGAGTTGCCCTGTTAATTATGGCATTGGCCGGGAGTTTGTCCTCTGATGGACATGTCAACGGCAACTTTATTGGTTTGACTTATGTGCTTATCACCTTAGCGGAACTTTGGGTCAGTGCTATAGGACTTAGCATGATTGGTCTTTATTGTGACAGTAAAGATCTGGCCTTTGCGATGGGGGTTTGGTATCTGGCCAGTTCACTGTCGAATACCATTGCAGGAAAACTGGCAGGCTTTGTCGCAGTACCCAGGGATATCCTGGCAATCGACTCACTGCCCATTTATCAAAACTACTATTTAAACTTTGGAATATCTGCCATTATTCTCGGCCTGATTATGTGGTTTCTGGCCTCTCTGATTCAAGGAAAGTTAAAGCGGCGCAATATTGAATTGCTGTGA
- a CDS encoding helix-turn-helix transcriptional regulator: MNSMIEQLKKHPIVLQSEKIQALCKPLRHLNISTFSHIRNYNENDFSLLCNQPDFVQNYAKKEYYKGDPCVQIKSESIDFGQYIVWDMLDCKGITAAMLQDSAHYNFRHVFTLVKQSAEYSDYFHFGTDLSNIAIHQTYINNLDLLERFTQYFEEKVSEDEDLCSAYSQRFSFEKNSTEVGKLPESHRASFLQSISGADKVPLSLREIECAQLLVCGKTTKEIAFAMNLSPRTIDDKIEALKSKYRVRNKNELIIKLLDN, translated from the coding sequence ATGAATAGCATGATAGAGCAGTTAAAAAAACATCCCATTGTTTTACAGTCTGAAAAAATACAGGCTTTATGCAAGCCCCTGCGGCACCTTAATATCAGCACTTTTTCCCACATCAGGAATTACAATGAGAATGATTTTTCATTGCTCTGTAATCAGCCTGATTTTGTACAGAACTATGCAAAAAAAGAATATTATAAAGGGGATCCCTGCGTGCAAATCAAATCAGAATCCATTGATTTTGGCCAGTATATCGTCTGGGATATGCTCGATTGTAAGGGGATAACCGCAGCTATGCTGCAGGACTCAGCTCATTATAATTTCAGGCACGTCTTTACCTTGGTCAAACAATCCGCTGAATATTCCGACTATTTTCATTTCGGCACTGATCTAAGCAATATCGCTATTCATCAAACCTATATCAATAATCTGGATCTGCTTGAGCGTTTTACTCAGTATTTTGAGGAAAAAGTCAGTGAGGATGAAGATTTGTGTAGTGCCTATAGCCAGCGTTTTTCTTTTGAAAAAAACAGTACGGAAGTTGGCAAGCTGCCTGAGAGCCATAGAGCCTCTTTTCTACAATCCATTTCAGGTGCTGATAAGGTCCCTTTAAGTTTAAGAGAAATCGAATGCGCTCAATTACTGGTTTGCGGAAAAACCACAAAGGAAATTGCCTTTGCGATGAATTTGTCTCCAAGAACTATAGATGACAAGATTGAAGCATTAAAATCCAAATACAGAGTACGAAATAAAAACGAGTTAATTATAAAGCTGCTAGACAATTGA
- a CDS encoding GNAT family N-acetyltransferase — MEYIINESKHAISLNEINHLAELVGWGKDFFSSPHKWQTVLSASSHIAYIKEQNKLIAFGRILEDGQMCMFYDICVHPQYQRQKIGSLIMNHLINKIKGRNFVSVGLFVWQGNVNAKDFYRNFGFELSTAMELKSEMKPV, encoded by the coding sequence ATGGAATATATTATCAATGAATCAAAGCATGCTATCAGTCTCAATGAAATTAATCATCTGGCTGAGCTTGTAGGCTGGGGCAAGGATTTCTTTTCCTCACCTCACAAATGGCAGACTGTACTTAGTGCTTCCAGCCATATCGCTTATATCAAAGAACAGAATAAATTGATCGCTTTTGGAAGAATTTTAGAAGATGGACAAATGTGTATGTTTTATGACATTTGCGTTCATCCCCAATATCAAAGACAGAAAATTGGCAGCCTGATTATGAACCATCTGATTAATAAAATTAAAGGACGCAATTTTGTCTCTGTCGGCTTATTTGTTTGGCAGGGTAATGTCAATGCTAAAGATTTTTATCGAAACTTTGGATTTGAATTATCTACGGCTATGGAACTTAAAAGCGAAATGAAGCCGGTATAA
- a CDS encoding Lpg1974 family pore-forming outer membrane protein has translation MLDLKKTALAVLMSVSGAGFAGTMGPVCQPGNVTVPCPSSAWDVGIQALYLKPSYSANAVYVGYVLNGDRQIRNEFEPEWDWGFKLEGSYHFNTGNDINVNWYHYNQSTRRSFTVYSSTFEANIPYSTWIEPKWDAVNFEFGQHVDFGEYKDIRFHAGFQYLRLEHDIRNSNGLTGVVHPFNLEFKGFGPRIGMDMAYNFNDAFAIYGNGAAALLVGDSDANGQSAATSLYISSSKWTTVPELEAKTGIKYNHLCGSGVLTADAGYMWVNYFNAQHSVDLAEETNVAFNGPYIGLKWLGSI, from the coding sequence ATGTTAGATTTAAAAAAAACTGCTTTAGCGGTTTTAATGTCTGTAAGCGGTGCAGGTTTTGCGGGAACAATGGGGCCTGTCTGCCAACCAGGTAATGTGACCGTTCCCTGCCCATCCAGCGCCTGGGATGTGGGAATTCAGGCCTTATATTTGAAACCAAGTTATAGCGCCAACGCCGTTTATGTCGGCTATGTACTAAACGGCGATCGTCAAATTCGCAATGAATTTGAACCGGAATGGGACTGGGGTTTTAAACTGGAAGGCTCTTACCATTTCAATACCGGCAATGACATCAATGTGAACTGGTATCATTATAATCAAAGTACTCGTCGTTCTTTTACCGTGTATAGTTCAACGTTTGAAGCCAATATCCCTTACTCCACCTGGATAGAGCCCAAATGGGATGCAGTAAACTTTGAATTTGGCCAACACGTGGATTTTGGCGAATATAAAGATATTCGTTTTCATGCAGGTTTTCAGTACTTGCGTCTTGAGCATGATATACGGAATTCTAATGGCCTGACTGGAGTAGTTCATCCATTCAATTTAGAGTTTAAAGGGTTTGGACCACGCATCGGTATGGACATGGCCTACAACTTCAATGATGCGTTTGCCATTTACGGCAATGGAGCCGCTGCTTTATTAGTGGGGGATAGTGACGCCAATGGACAGTCAGCAGCAACAAGCCTGTATATTTCCTCCAGTAAATGGACCACAGTTCCTGAGTTGGAAGCCAAAACAGGTATCAAATACAACCATTTATGTGGAAGCGGCGTATTAACTGCCGATGCAGGTTACATGTGGGTGAATTACTTTAATGCCCAGCATTCTGTTGATCTCGCCGAGGAAACCAATGTCGCGTTTAATGGACCTTACATTGGCTTGAAATGGCTTGGCAGCATCTAA
- the ttcA gene encoding tRNA 2-thiocytidine(32) synthetase TtcA produces MSSTPTFIEKKLLHYTGKAIADFNMIQRGDRVMVCLSGGKDSFTLLTLLHSLKRRSNHKFDLFAFTLDQAQPGWDDRALHAWLQEKDIPYEILTRDTYSIVKEKIPEGKTYCSLCSRLRRGIIYRYAEENGFTKIALGHHRDDLIRSLMMSILYNGDIRSMPPKLLSDNKKHIVIRPLAYVQEKDIMTFANEQAFPIIPCTLCGSQENLARKKIGKLIDQLAEENPKIPSNMLHALQSVKPSQLMDQDLWQFKNLESELLTAHSTGEAVIDEEAIAELETV; encoded by the coding sequence ATGTCATCGACACCCACATTTATCGAAAAAAAGCTCTTACATTACACTGGTAAGGCAATTGCAGACTTCAATATGATTCAGCGCGGCGATCGAGTCATGGTATGTTTATCAGGTGGTAAAGATTCTTTCACCTTATTAACTTTACTGCACAGTTTAAAACGCCGTTCAAATCATAAATTTGATCTTTTCGCCTTTACACTCGACCAGGCCCAGCCGGGCTGGGATGATCGGGCGCTGCATGCCTGGCTGCAAGAAAAAGATATTCCCTATGAAATTTTAACCCGCGATACTTACAGCATAGTCAAAGAGAAAATACCAGAAGGCAAAACTTACTGCTCTCTTTGCTCAAGACTAAGACGGGGGATTATTTATCGCTATGCCGAAGAGAATGGCTTTACTAAAATTGCTTTGGGCCATCACCGCGATGATTTGATTCGCAGCTTAATGATGTCCATATTGTACAATGGCGATATACGTTCCATGCCGCCAAAGCTTTTGAGTGATAATAAGAAACATATTGTCATAAGACCCTTAGCCTATGTTCAGGAAAAAGATATCATGACCTTTGCCAATGAGCAGGCTTTCCCTATTATCCCCTGCACGCTTTGCGGCTCTCAGGAAAACCTGGCTCGAAAGAAAATAGGCAAATTGATTGATCAGCTTGCTGAGGAAAACCCTAAAATTCCCAGCAACATGTTACACGCCCTGCAAAGCGTTAAACCCAGCCAACTCATGGATCAGGATTTATGGCAATTCAAGAATCTTGAATCGGAACTATTAACAGCCCATTCAACAGGAGAAGCCGTGATTGATGAGGAAGCGATCGCTGAGTTGGAGACTGTTTAA
- a CDS encoding TolC family outer membrane protein has protein sequence MKKTLLSCLLSVGLCTISYSADLMDIYHQALENDPIFKEAYSTYMSSNEALPQARAALYPQLTTTAQVARNVEDVRSQSASVEQTYNSNQWQVTASQAVFNYQAWAKVQQAKASVKAAQATFNNSAQDLILRTAKAYFDVLLAKDTLNFAEAKKRANKRQLDQAEQRFKVGLDAITSVYEAKAAYDQSVAEVISARNNQINQNENLRKLTNHVYDYLAPLRDSRIPLIKPEPDNVNEWIDLGLNQNYNLFAAKYNLLSARENIKAQAAGNWPTLTIQGNSGQTHNSAGNGSFFIPSRQSNSNVALALNFPAFQGGLVQSQTRQAQFDFQSASEQLERTYRDVEVNSRIAFNTIIDGISKVKADRQTVISTQNSLESTEAQFQVGTRTMVDVVNAQQRLFEAQRQLASDQYDLINALLNLKYLAGTLNANDIEEVNAWLATTRISTFPPNPGPVRRHP, from the coding sequence ATGAAAAAAACGCTTCTAAGCTGTCTTTTGAGTGTGGGTTTATGCACAATATCCTATTCTGCTGATTTGATGGATATTTATCATCAGGCATTGGAAAATGATCCGATTTTTAAAGAAGCCTACAGCACTTACATGTCCAGTAACGAAGCGCTTCCTCAGGCACGTGCAGCGCTCTACCCTCAGTTGACAACGACAGCTCAGGTTGCGAGAAATGTGGAAGATGTAAGAAGCCAAAGCGCGAGCGTCGAGCAAACCTACAACAGTAATCAATGGCAGGTCACTGCGTCTCAGGCGGTATTTAATTATCAGGCCTGGGCCAAGGTTCAGCAGGCTAAAGCATCCGTTAAAGCGGCACAGGCAACTTTTAATAATTCAGCCCAGGATTTGATCCTGCGTACAGCTAAAGCTTATTTTGATGTACTGTTAGCCAAAGATACGCTTAACTTTGCTGAAGCTAAAAAACGGGCCAACAAAAGGCAGCTTGATCAGGCAGAGCAGCGGTTCAAGGTAGGTCTGGACGCGATCACTTCGGTCTATGAGGCCAAGGCAGCTTACGATCAGTCAGTGGCGGAAGTGATCAGTGCGCGAAATAATCAGATTAACCAAAATGAAAATTTACGCAAGCTGACTAACCATGTTTATGACTATCTGGCTCCCTTACGTGACAGCCGTATCCCATTAATTAAACCCGAACCGGATAATGTGAACGAATGGATCGATCTGGGTCTGAACCAGAATTATAATCTCTTTGCTGCCAAGTATAATCTGCTATCGGCACGAGAGAATATCAAAGCTCAGGCTGCGGGCAATTGGCCAACTCTTACCATTCAGGGGAACAGCGGTCAGACACATAATTCAGCCGGGAATGGATCCTTTTTCATTCCATCACGGCAGAGCAATTCAAATGTTGCGCTGGCCTTGAATTTCCCTGCTTTTCAAGGTGGTTTGGTTCAATCTCAAACTCGTCAGGCACAGTTTGATTTTCAATCAGCCAGTGAACAACTGGAAAGAACTTATCGCGATGTAGAAGTTAATAGCCGTATTGCATTTAACACGATTATCGATGGCATCAGTAAGGTAAAGGCGGACCGGCAAACGGTAATTTCAACCCAGAATTCTCTGGAAAGTACTGAAGCACAATTTCAGGTGGGAACCCGTACAATGGTTGACGTAGTAAATGCACAGCAACGTCTGTTTGAGGCGCAGCGGCAGCTCGCCAGTGACCAGTATGATTTGATAAACGCTTTACTGAATTTAAAATACCTTGCTGGTACTTTGAACGCCAACGACATTGAGGAAGTTAATGCCTGGCTCGCTACTACGCGAATAAGCACATTCCCTCCTAACCCGGGGCCAGTTCGACGCCATCCTTAG
- a CDS encoding protein-L-isoaspartate O-methyltransferase family protein, with protein MISQNARINMVKQQLRTGDVLNENILALYDKFPRHEFVPKNMQEFAYSDMQIPLPHGQRMLTPLEEGKILQTLKLSGNETVLEVGTGTGFFSALLSQLSKKVISIDYYAEFTNMAQKNLQTHHVTNVELITGDASRGWLDKAPYEVIVFTGAIEKITETLRLQLLPGGKLITIVGREPVMQCQLHTLDHNNQWHETFLFDTNIPPLVDRLKPKEFVF; from the coding sequence ATGATTAGTCAAAACGCTCGAATAAATATGGTCAAACAGCAATTAAGAACAGGTGATGTCTTAAATGAAAACATCCTGGCTCTGTATGACAAATTTCCTCGTCATGAATTTGTACCTAAAAATATGCAGGAATTTGCCTACTCCGATATGCAAATCCCACTGCCTCATGGTCAGCGCATGCTCACGCCGCTCGAAGAGGGCAAAATTTTACAGACTTTAAAGCTGAGTGGAAATGAAACTGTTCTTGAAGTCGGAACAGGCACCGGTTTCTTCAGCGCCCTGCTAAGCCAGCTCAGTAAAAAAGTAATTTCAATTGATTACTATGCAGAATTTACCAATATGGCCCAAAAGAATCTGCAAACGCATCATGTGACTAATGTCGAGTTAATCACCGGCGATGCGAGCCGCGGCTGGCTGGATAAAGCGCCCTATGAAGTGATTGTATTCACAGGCGCTATTGAAAAAATCACTGAAACATTACGTCTTCAGCTTCTGCCGGGTGGGAAATTAATTACTATCGTGGGCAGAGAGCCGGTAATGCAATGCCAGTTACATACTCTTGATCATAATAATCAATGGCATGAAACCTTCCTGTTTGATACTAATATCCCCCCTTTGGTCGACAGATTAAAACCCAAAGAATTTGTTTTCTAG